A single region of the Lysinibacillus sp. B2A1 genome encodes:
- a CDS encoding bacitracin ABC transporter ATP-binding protein encodes MAVLIGRKVKKVYGKKSTAQEVLKGIDLEVNQGEFVGIMGSSGSGKTTLLNVLCSIDFATEGVIEINGQNLRGMKEKALANFRREQLGFIFQDYNLLDTLTVKENILLPLAIGKLPKAVADSRVKELTHLLGIAEILNKYPNEISGGQKQRTSAARALITNPSLVFADEPTGALDSKSATALLKNLQSINEAKKATIMMVTHDAVAASFCTRVLFLKDGLIYSELYKGEKTRQAFFQEIMHTQSVLGGDGYES; translated from the coding sequence GTGGCAGTTTTAATTGGTCGAAAAGTAAAGAAGGTCTATGGTAAAAAATCAACAGCTCAAGAAGTTTTAAAGGGTATAGATTTAGAGGTAAATCAAGGAGAATTTGTTGGAATTATGGGTTCATCGGGTTCTGGAAAAACAACATTATTAAACGTTCTGTGCTCTATAGATTTTGCAACAGAAGGTGTTATTGAAATAAATGGTCAAAACTTACGAGGAATGAAGGAAAAAGCTCTAGCTAATTTCCGCCGTGAACAATTGGGTTTTATATTCCAAGATTATAATTTATTGGATACTTTAACGGTAAAAGAAAATATACTATTACCGTTGGCTATTGGTAAGCTACCAAAGGCTGTTGCAGACAGTCGTGTAAAGGAGCTTACACATTTGTTAGGGATTGCTGAGATTCTAAATAAATATCCAAATGAAATATCAGGTGGGCAAAAACAACGTACATCTGCAGCTCGTGCGCTAATTACAAATCCATCGCTAGTATTTGCAGACGAGCCTACCGGTGCACTTGACTCCAAATCAGCAACAGCACTTTTAAAAAATCTACAAAGTATTAATGAGGCAAAGAAGGCTACTATTATGATGGTTACGCATGATGCAGTAGCAGCAAGCTTTTGCACGCGTGTTTTGTTCTTAAAGGACGGGCTTATTTATAGTGAGTTGTATAAGGGTGAGAAAACAAGGCAGGCGTTTTTCCAGGAAATCATGCATACGCAAAGTGTGCTAGGTGGTGACGGTTATGAGTCTTAG
- a CDS encoding sensor histidine kinase, protein MPLLFIRERLAWISYFLFMIGVLNILFSLDVGLVGVSIWYVNVILLVSFIIFLFWRYVVEVKQLNDFLGNVDSQLDDAHSRSLALSPFQAAYFTKIEDVFYDKNTELNQAKVQLQEYSDELLAWVHEVKAPLTTINLMLDHIEDLSLRRKLEAEWLRLHLLVDQQLHQTRLASIEKDNYMLKMELRAAVYNEIKAMQPWCIEKGIGFDVEELTETVMTDGKWLAFIVRQILSNAIKYSPTNSEIFIFTEVDPNGATLLHIKDNGIGIRKEDLPRIFQKSYTGTAGRESSQSTGMGLYLAHNVAQKIGIRITVQSSIGEGSIFTLRFPLQNEYVKLTGR, encoded by the coding sequence ATGCCATTATTATTTATAAGAGAACGCTTAGCATGGATAAGCTACTTTCTATTTATGATTGGTGTTCTCAACATTTTATTTTCATTAGATGTTGGTCTAGTAGGGGTATCTATTTGGTATGTAAATGTGATTTTACTCGTTAGTTTTATAATATTTCTTTTTTGGAGATATGTAGTCGAGGTAAAGCAGCTTAATGATTTCCTGGGAAATGTAGATAGCCAACTCGATGATGCACATAGCAGAAGCTTGGCACTTTCTCCATTTCAAGCGGCTTACTTCACGAAAATAGAAGATGTTTTTTATGATAAAAATACTGAGCTAAATCAAGCAAAAGTTCAATTACAAGAGTATTCTGATGAGCTCCTCGCATGGGTTCATGAAGTAAAAGCCCCATTAACAACTATTAATCTAATGCTGGATCATATAGAAGATTTGTCATTACGTCGTAAATTAGAGGCAGAGTGGCTTAGGTTGCATTTATTGGTTGATCAGCAGCTACACCAAACACGATTAGCCTCCATTGAAAAAGATAATTATATGTTGAAAATGGAACTGCGAGCCGCTGTCTATAACGAAATAAAAGCTATGCAGCCATGGTGTATTGAAAAGGGTATCGGTTTTGATGTTGAAGAGCTAACTGAAACGGTGATGACAGATGGTAAATGGCTAGCCTTTATCGTTCGACAGATTTTATCTAATGCGATTAAATATAGCCCTACAAACTCAGAGATATTTATATTTACAGAAGTAGACCCGAATGGAGCAACACTATTACATATTAAAGATAATGGTATTGGTATTCGTAAGGAGGATTTACCTCGAATTTTTCAGAAATCATATACAGGGACAGCTGGAAGGGAATCAAGTCAATCAACAGGGATGGGTTTATACCTAGCACATAATGTCGCACAGAAGATTGGCATTCGTATTACGGTTCAATCCAGTATAGGGGAAGGCTCCATATTTACCTTGCGTTTTCCATTACAAAATGAATATGTCAAACTAACAGGTAGATGA
- a CDS encoding DNA-binding response regulator has translation MELKILLIEDDPSIFEMIQTRFTQWSLQVVGPKNFQKVMDDFIEEKPHLVIIDIQLPAYDGFHWCREIRHISKVPILFLSSRDHPMDMVMSMQMGADDFVQKPFHMEVLLAKVQAILRRTYDYIEESLDVTRFNGAVIDYARSEIMYNGNLASLTKNELFILRILVEKTNQIVSRDDLMRKLWDDERFVNDNTLSVNVNRLRTKLEDIGLQDVILTKKGLGYIAVIQGT, from the coding sequence ATGGAGTTGAAGATATTATTGATAGAGGATGATCCATCAATTTTTGAAATGATTCAGACAAGATTTACGCAGTGGTCTTTACAAGTGGTTGGACCTAAAAATTTTCAAAAGGTGATGGATGATTTTATTGAGGAAAAGCCACATCTAGTCATAATTGATATTCAATTACCAGCCTATGATGGTTTTCATTGGTGTCGTGAAATTCGTCATATTTCTAAGGTGCCAATCCTCTTTCTATCATCACGAGACCATCCGATGGATATGGTCATGTCAATGCAAATGGGTGCGGATGATTTTGTGCAAAAACCTTTCCACATGGAAGTGTTACTAGCTAAGGTTCAGGCTATTTTACGTCGTACGTATGATTATATAGAGGAATCTTTGGATGTTACACGCTTCAATGGTGCGGTAATTGACTATGCTAGAAGTGAGATTATGTATAATGGAAACCTTGCTTCTTTAACCAAAAACGAACTCTTTATTTTACGCATTTTAGTCGAAAAGACGAATCAAATTGTTTCTAGAGATGATTTGATGAGAAAGTTATGGGACGATGAGCGCTTTGTTAATGATAATACTTTGTCTGTGAATGTTAATCGTTTACGTACTAAGCTTGAGGATATAGGTTTACAGGATGTTATTTTAACCAAAAAAGGACTTGGTTATATTGCTGTCATACAAGGGACGTGA
- the tuf gene encoding elongation factor Tu — translation MAKEKFDRSKTHANIGTIGHVDHGKTTLTAAIATVLSKKMGGTAKSYADIDNAPEEKERGITINTSHVEYETESRHYAHVDCPGHADYVKNMITGAAQMDGGILVVSAADGPMPQTREHILLSRQVGVPYLVVFMNKCDMVDDEELLELVEMEIRDLLSEYDFPGDDIPVIKGSALKALEGEAEWEEKIVELMDAVDSYIPTPERQTDKPFMMPVEDVFSITGRGTVATGRVERGQVKVGDVVEIVGITEEAKSTTVTGVEMFRKLLDYAEAGDNIGALLRGVAREEIQRGQVLAKPGSITPHTNFKAEVYVLSKEEGGRHTPFFSNYRPQFYFRTTDVTGICNLPEGVEMVMPGDNIEMTVELIAPIALEEGTKFSIREGGRTVGAGVVATIQK, via the coding sequence ATGGCTAAAGAAAAATTTGACCGTTCAAAAACGCATGCTAACATTGGTACAATCGGACACGTTGACCATGGTAAAACTACTTTAACTGCTGCAATCGCTACAGTTCTTTCTAAAAAAATGGGTGGTACAGCTAAATCTTACGCTGACATCGATAACGCACCAGAAGAAAAAGAACGTGGTATCACAATCAATACTTCTCACGTAGAATACGAAACAGAATCTCGTCACTATGCACACGTTGACTGCCCAGGACACGCTGACTATGTTAAAAACATGATCACTGGTGCTGCACAAATGGATGGTGGTATCTTAGTAGTATCTGCTGCTGATGGTCCAATGCCACAAACTCGTGAACACATCCTTTTATCTCGTCAAGTTGGTGTTCCATACTTAGTAGTATTCATGAATAAATGTGATATGGTTGATGACGAAGAATTATTAGAATTAGTAGAAATGGAAATCCGTGACCTACTATCTGAATATGACTTCCCAGGCGATGATATCCCTGTAATTAAAGGTTCTGCTCTTAAAGCTCTTGAAGGCGAAGCAGAATGGGAAGAAAAAATCGTTGAATTAATGGACGCTGTAGATTCTTATATCCCAACTCCAGAACGTCAAACTGACAAACCATTCATGATGCCAGTAGAGGATGTATTCTCTATCACTGGTCGTGGTACAGTAGCAACTGGCCGTGTTGAACGTGGTCAAGTTAAAGTCGGCGATGTAGTTGAAATCGTTGGTATTACTGAAGAAGCAAAATCTACAACTGTAACTGGTGTAGAAATGTTCCGTAAATTATTAGACTACGCTGAAGCTGGTGACAACATCGGTGCTTTACTTCGTGGTGTAGCTCGTGAAGAAATCCAACGTGGTCAAGTATTAGCTAAACCAGGCTCAATCACTCCACACACTAACTTCAAAGCTGAAGTTTATGTTTTATCAAAAGAAGAGGGTGGCCGTCATACTCCATTCTTCTCTAACTACCGTCCTCAGTTCTACTTCCGTACAACTGACGTAACAGGTATCTGTAACTTACCAGAAGGCGTTGAAATGGTAATGCCTGGTGATAACATTGAAATGACAGTAGAACTTATTGCTCCAATCGCTCTTGAAGAAGGTACTAAATTCTCTATCCGTGAGGGTGGCCGTACTGTAGGCGCTGGTGTAGTAGCTACTATCCAAAAATAA
- the fusA gene encoding elongation factor G: MKREFSLENTRNIGIMAHIDAGKTTTTERILYYTGKIHKIGETHEGASQMDWMEQEQERGITITSAATTAQWAGHRVNIIDTPGHVDFTVEVERSLRVLDGAVTVLDAQSGVEPQTETVWRQATTYGVPRIVFINKMDKTGADFLYSVGTLHERLQANAHPVQLPIGAEDQFSAIIDLVEMKATFYGDEKGTAVTEGEIPAEYREQAEEYREKLIDAVASVDEEIMEKYLEGEEITVAELKAAIRRATIAVEFYPVICGTAFKHKGVRPMLNAVIDYLPSPVDVPAIKGTTVDGDEELERKSSDEEPFSALAFKVMTDPFVGKLTFFRVYSGTLDSGSYVQNSSKGKRERVGRILQMHANSREEISKVFAGDIAAAVGLKDTTTGDTLCDEKNLVILESMEFPEPVISLSVEPKSKADQDKMGQALAKLQEEDPTFRAHTDTETGQTIISGMGELHLDILVDRMRREFKVEANVGAPMVSYRETFRGSAKVQGKFTRQSGGRGQYGDVTIEFSPNEEGKGFEFENAIVGGVVPREYIPAVEAGLRDSLDRGVVAGYPLIDIKAKLVFGSYHDVDSNEMAFKIAASMALKEAAKQCDAVILEPMMKVEVVIPEEYLGDIMGNITSRRGRVEGMDARGNSQVVRAMVPLAEMFGYATTLRSATQGRGVFSMTFDHYEEVPKSIAAEIIKKNKGE, translated from the coding sequence ATGAAACGCGAATTCTCACTTGAGAATACTCGTAATATTGGGATCATGGCTCACATTGATGCTGGTAAAACAACAACAACTGAGCGTATCCTTTATTACACTGGTAAGATTCACAAAATCGGTGAAACACATGAAGGCGCTTCTCAAATGGACTGGATGGAGCAAGAGCAAGAACGTGGTATTACAATCACTTCTGCTGCAACAACAGCACAATGGGCAGGTCACCGTGTAAACATCATCGATACTCCTGGACACGTAGACTTCACTGTAGAAGTAGAACGTTCATTACGCGTACTTGACGGTGCTGTAACAGTACTTGATGCTCAATCAGGTGTTGAGCCTCAAACTGAAACTGTATGGCGTCAAGCTACAACATACGGTGTTCCACGTATTGTATTCATTAACAAAATGGATAAAACAGGAGCAGATTTCTTATACTCTGTAGGAACTCTACATGAGCGATTACAAGCAAACGCTCACCCTGTCCAATTACCTATCGGAGCTGAAGATCAGTTCTCTGCTATCATTGACTTAGTTGAAATGAAAGCTACTTTCTACGGTGATGAAAAGGGTACAGCAGTAACTGAAGGAGAAATTCCTGCAGAATACCGTGAACAAGCTGAAGAATACCGTGAAAAATTAATCGACGCCGTTGCAAGTGTTGATGAAGAAATCATGGAAAAATATTTAGAAGGTGAAGAAATTACTGTTGCTGAGCTAAAAGCGGCTATCCGTCGTGCTACAATCGCAGTAGAATTCTACCCAGTAATCTGTGGTACAGCATTCAAACACAAAGGCGTACGTCCAATGTTAAATGCAGTTATCGATTACTTACCATCTCCAGTTGATGTACCAGCAATCAAAGGTACTACAGTTGATGGTGACGAAGAGTTAGAACGTAAATCTTCTGATGAAGAGCCATTCTCAGCTCTTGCATTCAAAGTTATGACTGACCCATTCGTAGGTAAATTAACATTCTTCCGTGTGTACTCTGGAACATTAGATTCGGGTTCATACGTACAAAACTCTTCTAAAGGTAAACGTGAACGTGTTGGTCGTATCCTACAAATGCACGCTAACTCTCGTGAAGAGATTTCTAAAGTTTTCGCTGGGGACATTGCAGCAGCAGTAGGACTTAAAGATACTACTACTGGTGATACTCTATGTGACGAGAAAAACCTAGTTATTCTTGAATCAATGGAATTCCCTGAGCCAGTAATTTCTCTTTCTGTAGAACCAAAATCAAAAGCTGACCAAGATAAAATGGGTCAAGCTTTAGCTAAACTTCAAGAAGAGGATCCAACTTTCCGTGCTCACACTGACACAGAAACTGGACAAACGATCATCTCAGGTATGGGTGAGCTTCACCTTGATATCTTAGTTGACCGTATGCGTCGTGAATTTAAAGTAGAAGCTAACGTAGGTGCTCCAATGGTATCTTACCGTGAAACATTCCGTGGCTCTGCAAAAGTTCAAGGTAAATTCACTCGCCAATCTGGTGGTCGTGGACAATATGGAGACGTAACGATTGAGTTCTCTCCAAATGAAGAAGGTAAAGGCTTTGAATTCGAAAACGCTATCGTTGGTGGTGTAGTACCTCGTGAATACATTCCTGCAGTAGAAGCTGGTCTTCGTGATTCTCTTGACCGCGGTGTAGTTGCTGGATACCCACTAATCGACATTAAGGCTAAATTAGTATTCGGTTCTTACCATGACGTTGACTCGAATGAGATGGCGTTTAAAATTGCTGCATCTATGGCACTTAAAGAAGCTGCGAAACAATGTGACGCTGTTATCTTAGAACCAATGATGAAAGTTGAAGTTGTAATTCCAGAAGAATATCTTGGTGATATCATGGGTAACATTACTTCTCGTCGCGGACGCGTTGAGGGGATGGATGCTCGCGGTAACTCACAAGTTGTTCGTGCAATGGTTCCTTTAGCGGAAATGTTTGGTTATGCAACGACTCTTCGTTCTGCAACGCAAGGTCGTGGTGTATTCTCAATGACATTTGATCATTATGAAGAAGTACCAAAATCAATCGCTGCTGAAATCATCAAAAAAAATAAAGGTGAATAA
- a CDS encoding 30S ribosomal protein S7 yields MPRKGPVSKRDVLPDPIYSSKLVTRLINKMMVDGKRGTSQKILYGAFEIVKERSGENPIEVFEAALNNVMPVLEVRARRVGGSNYQVPVEVRPERRTTLGLRYLVNYSRLRGEKTMEERLANEILDASNNTGASVKKREDMHKMAEANKAFAHYRW; encoded by the coding sequence ATGCCTCGTAAAGGTCCTGTTTCCAAACGTGACGTGTTACCAGATCCAATTTATAGTTCAAAACTGGTAACTCGTTTAATCAATAAAATGATGGTTGATGGTAAAAGAGGTACTTCTCAAAAGATTTTATACGGTGCGTTCGAGATTGTTAAAGAACGTTCTGGTGAAAATCCAATTGAAGTATTCGAAGCCGCTCTAAATAACGTAATGCCAGTTCTTGAAGTACGCGCTCGCCGTGTTGGTGGTTCTAACTACCAAGTACCGGTTGAAGTACGTCCAGAACGTCGTACAACTTTAGGTCTTCGTTACCTAGTTAACTATTCTCGTCTTCGTGGTGAAAAAACTATGGAAGAGCGTTTAGCTAACGAAATCCTAGATGCTTCAAACAACACTGGTGCATCAGTTAAGAAACGTGAAGATATGCACAAAATGGCAGAAGCGAACAAAGCATTCGCTCACTACCGTTGGTAA
- a CDS encoding 30S ribosomal protein S12, with protein sequence MPTINQLVRKPRQSKITKSKSPALNKGYNSFKKSLTDVKSPQKRGVCTRVGTMTPRKPNSALRKYARVRLTNQIEVTAYIPGEGHNLQEHSVVLIRGGRVKDLAGVRYHIVRGALDTAGVNGRLQSRSKYGTKRPKEKK encoded by the coding sequence ATGCCTACAATTAACCAATTAGTACGTAAGCCTCGTCAATCTAAAATCACGAAATCAAAATCACCAGCGTTAAACAAAGGATATAACTCATTTAAAAAATCTTTAACTGATGTTAAGTCTCCACAAAAACGCGGTGTTTGTACTCGTGTTGGTACAATGACACCTCGTAAACCAAACTCAGCGTTACGTAAATACGCTCGTGTACGTTTAACTAACCAAATTGAGGTTACAGCTTATATCCCAGGTGAAGGCCACAACTTACAAGAGCACAGTGTTGTTCTTATCCGTGGCGGACGCGTAAAAGACTTAGCGGGTGTTCGTTACCATATCGTACGTGGAGCTCTTGATACAGCTGGTGTAAACGGTCGTTTACAATCACGTTCTAAATACGGAACAAAACGCCCTAAAGAGAAAAAATAA
- a CDS encoding 50S ribosomal protein L7ae-like protein, protein MSYDKVRASKTIIGTKQAVKAMRDGSVKELFVALDADNWVTDLAITFAREIGVPVILVESKKELGKACGIHVGAAVVAIAVE, encoded by the coding sequence ATGTCTTATGATAAAGTAAGGGCTAGTAAAACAATCATAGGTACAAAGCAAGCAGTAAAAGCAATGCGCGATGGTTCAGTGAAAGAACTTTTTGTGGCACTTGATGCAGACAATTGGGTAACCGATTTGGCCATTACTTTCGCGAGAGAAATCGGTGTGCCAGTTATTCTTGTTGAGTCCAAAAAGGAACTGGGCAAGGCCTGTGGAATCCACGTTGGAGCAGCGGTTGTTGCTATTGCTGTAGAGTAG